One window from the genome of Hyperolius riggenbachi isolate aHypRig1 chromosome 6, aHypRig1.pri, whole genome shotgun sequence encodes:
- the SZRD1 gene encoding SUZ RNA-binding domain-containing — MEEDEVAESWEDAADSGEIERRLEKKLKITQRENKLKSPPKTPVVIQDDSLPAGPPPQIRILKRPTSNGLASNPNTSSRPTAPVKSLAQREAEYAEARKRILGSASPEEEAEKPVLDRPARITQPEETRLPNNVIRQPLGPDGSQGFKQCR, encoded by the exons atggaagaggatgaGGTCGCGGAGAGCTGGGAGGATGCGGCCGACAGCGGG GAGATAGAGCGACGTTTGGAGAAGAAGCTGAAGATTACACAGCGAGAGAA taaattaaagtcacctccCAAAACACCGGTGGTCATCCAGGACGATTCCCTGCCAGCTGGTCCGCCCCCTCAGATCCGGATCCTCAAGAGGCCAACATCCAACGGTTTGGCGAGCAACCCCAATACCAGCAGCCGGCCGACGGCTCCGGTGAAATCTCTGGCACAGAGGGAGGCAGAGTACGCCGAGGCCAGGAAGCGAATCCTGGGGAGTGCCAGCCCAGAGGAGGAAGCCGAAAAGCCAGTTCTGGACAG GCCTGCAAGGATCACTCAACCGGAGGAGACCAGACTGCCCAACAATGTGATCCGGCAGCCGCTGGGTCCGGACGGATCACAGGGTTTCAAGCAGTGCAGATAA